Proteins from one Anopheles nili chromosome 2, idAnoNiliSN_F5_01, whole genome shotgun sequence genomic window:
- the LOC128731728 gene encoding periodic tryptophan protein 2 homolog — protein MKFAYKFNNLLGAVFRRGNLLFTPDGYSVISPVGNRITIFDLKNNKSTTLSIESQYNYTAIDLSPNGCLLVAVNEIGEAQMVSMISQTTIYRHKFRSEVKHMRFSPDGQYFAACVDSAVLVFMTPGDSTGLYGSFVVHRAYEIGFDETVFLDWAPNSKVLAIGSRDNTVRLQNVALLKTFRPFVLGGHREAIVGCFFEEKTLDVNTISKEGLLMLWECSMEVDDLDKEREELIEAVEVSSVKKKRTKEANNDENELETFAVETDLERNNGMPELNFERFKDVKDGEERDAQGKLITKDTRHPFYYKRLSRHYLAGDARQESHNASVTATAYHRHLRILVVAFSNGSFYLYELPDVNMIHSLSISEASISSVVFNDTGDWLALGVSSLGQLLVWEWQSEQYIMKQQEHSQGMGCLTYAPDGHQIVTGGHDGKVKLWNVTSGFCVVTFNEHTSAVTAVEFSRNKKYFVSASLDGTVRAFDVVRYRNFRTFTSPEPVQFASVAIDFSGELVAAGGQDEFEIYLWSMKLGRLLEVLSGHEGPVISLAFAPVASSSTMVSGSWDQTLRIWNCLEASGAHETVQTGSDVVCVAFKPDGEEVAVSTLNGNITVFDIKTSAQLASIEGRNDMEGSISKNDLTSAKKNLLGRAFMTICYSADGECLLAGGKSKYVCIYNVKEAILLKKFQITKNRSLDGMDEYINRRKLTEFGNIALIEEREELEGGNVALKLPGVQKGNMAARNVQPEVKVDCLRFSPSGLSWAAVSTEGLMVYALNKGVVFDPYKLSAEVTPRATRDLLQKEHNYGGALMMALKLNETSLMQEVLESVPYSDIELVIGALPDQFALRTLQFVAKSIGTSQHIEFYLRWSNLLLTRLGQVDELLDAQTLVTLHQNINRKYEQLSKICDFNKYTMQVLQTLCESGTTRKSTTARSNADEEKGSDADDLADENGHISSDDEDEKEWMLIKQEGLRQSRNDNTSSDEEADMEEQEDDE, from the exons ATGAAGTTCGCCTACAAA TTTAACAACCTGCTGGGAGCAGTATTTAGACGGGGTAATCTATTGTTTACTCCCGACGGGTACTCGGTAATCAGCCCAGTAGGCAACCGGATAACAATATTTGACCTGAAAAA TAACAAATCAACCACGCTCAGTATCGAGAGTCAATACAATTACACCGCTATCGATCTCTCTCCGAACGGATGTCTACTAGTTGCAGTGAACGAAATTGGCGAAGCGCAGATGGTCAGCATGATTTCCCAGACGACCATCTACCGACACAAGTTCCGAAGCGAGGTGAAACACATGCGCTTCAGCCCGGATGGCCAGTACTTCGCGGCTTGTGTTGATTCCGCCGTTCTCGTATTCATGACGCCGGGTGATTCTACCGGTTTGTACGGTTCGTTTGTGGTGCACCGTGCGTATGAGATCGGTTTCGATGAAACTGTCTTTCTCGATTGGGCACCAAACTCCAAGGTGCTTGCAATCGGTTCACGTGACAACACGGTTCGACTGCAGAATGTGGCATTACTGAAGACGTTTCGACCGTTCGTACTGGGTGGCCACCGGGAGGCTATTGTCGGTTGCTTTTTCGAGGAAAAAACACTTGATGTGAACACCATCAGCAAGGAaggtttgttgatgttgtggGAGTGCAGTATGGAAGTCGATGATCTGGATAAGGAACGTGAAGAACTTATCGAGGCAGTGGAGGTATCTtctgtaaagaaaaaaagaacaaaggaagcaaacaacgACGAGAACGAACTGGAGACTTTTGCCGTTGAAACGGATCTCGAACGAAATAATGGAATGCCGGAGCTTAACTTCGAGCGGTTTAAGGACGTTAAAGATGGCGAGGAACGCGACGCTCAAGGCAAACTAATAACGAAGGATACGCGGCATCCGTTTTATTACAAGCGCCTTTCGCGTCACTACCTCGCAGGAGATGCACGCCAAGAGTCCCACAACGCATCCGTTACGGCGACTGCCTACCATCGGCATCTGCGGATCCTAGTTGTAGCCTTTTCGAACGGTTCGTTTTATCTGTACGAGCTGCCGGACGTGAATATGATCCATTCGTTGAGCATCTCCGAGGCGAGCATTAGCTCGGTAGTGTTTAATGATACCGGCGACTGGCTGGCACTCGGTGTATCCTCCCTCGGTCAACTACTCGTGTGGGAGTGGCAAAGCGAGCAGTACATCATGAAGCAACAGGAGCATTCGCAGGGTATGGGCTGTTTGACGTACGCACCGGATGGCCATCAGATTGTCACCGGTGGACACGATGGTAAGGTGAAGCTGTGGAACGTTACCAGCGGCTTTTGTGTAGTAACTTTCAACGAGCACACATCAGCTGTGACAGCTGTCGAGTTTAGCCGGAACAAGAAGTACTTCGTCAGTGCGTCTCTCGACGGAACAGTGCGCGCGTTTGATGTGGTGCGGTATCGAAACTTCCGAACATTCAcctcaccggaaccggtgcagTTCGCCTCGGTTGCAATAGATTTTTCGGGTGAGCTAGTGGCCGCAGGCGGTCAAGACGAGTTTGAGATCTACCTCTGGTCGATGAAATTGGGCCGCCTGCTGGAGGTGCTGAGTGGGCACGAGGGTCCGGTCATATCTCTCGCATTCGCACCCGTCGCTTCCTCTTCAACGATGGTGTCTGGTTCGTGGGATCAGACGTTGCGAATCTGGAACTGTCTGGAAGCGTCCGGGGCACACGAAACCGTACAGACCGGCTCAGACGTCGTGTGTGTCGCATTCAAGCCAGATGGTGAAGAAGTGGCGGTTTCCACGCTTAATGGCAATATAACCGTATTTGACATTAAAACGTCCGCCCAGCTGGCTTCCATTGAGGGAAGGAACGACATGGAGGGGAGTATCTCCAAAAACGATCTTACCTCGGCCAAAAAGAACCTTCTCGGCAG AGCATTCATGACAATATGTTATTCGGCGGATGGCGAGTGCTTATTGGCTGGAGGCAAATCGAAATACGTCTGTATTTACAACGTAAAGGAGGCGATACTGTTGAAAAAGTTCCAAATCACTAAGAACCGAAGCTTGGACGGCATGGAC GAGTACATAAACCGTCGGAAATTGACTGAGTTTGGTAATATTGCCTTGATCGAAGAACGAGAGGAGTTAGAGGGTGGTAACGTAGCGTTAAAGTTACCAGGAGTACAAAAAGGCAATATGGCTGCAAGGAATGTCCAACCGGAGGTGAAAGTGGACTGCTTACGATTCTCACCGTCCGGCCTATCGTGGGCCGCTGTTTCGACCGAGGGGTTGATGGTGTACGCGCTGAATAAAGGCGTGGTGTTCGATCCGTATAAGCTGTCGGCGGAAGTGACGCCACGAGCTACTCGTGATTTGTTGCAAAAAGAGCACAACTACGGTGGCGCATTGATGATGgcgctgaagctgaacgaaacGAGTCTTATGCAGGAAGTCCTTGAATCGGTGCCGTACTCCGACA TTGAGCTAGTTATCGGTGCTCTTCCGGATCAGTTTGCCCTCCGTACTCTGCAATTCGTCGCGAAAAGCATCGGCACCAGCCAACACATTGAATTCTACTTACGATGGTCAAACTTGCTACTTACTCGGCTGGGGCAGGTCGACGAGTTGCTTGATGCACAAACGTTAGTGACGCTACATCAGAATATAAACCGAAAATATGAGCAACTAAGTAAAAT CTGCGATTTCAACAAGTACACCATGCAAGTGCTACAAACGCTCTGTGAGTCGGGGACAACTAGAAAGTCAACGACAGCCCGTTCCAATGCCGACGAAGAAAAAGGTAGTGATGCAGATGATTTGGCTGACGAAAATGGACACATTTCTTCAGACGATGAGGATGAGAAAGAGTGGATGCTGATAAAACAGGAAGGGCTACGGCAGTCAAGAAATGATAACACAAGCTCCGATGAGGAAGCAGATATGGAAGAGCAAGAAGATGATGAATAA